The proteins below come from a single Burkholderia sp. PAMC 26561 genomic window:
- a CDS encoding UvrD-helicase domain-containing protein: MGTKNKIEFMQGAEFPDSLSALFRKGGKYQKAAERVYQAWGKANAGENSFDGVFAGLTLTNNGEDRIAHCRKFDLTGYARLVTAYSNNLCILLFAGDHEAVARWLDANKGLDFVARVQGCRLEVAPVYVSNRADGKQGLIRSEIDWMSTGPVVDQLPERYRERLLEGLEGDVVEHVRSVKSHTSEDALLDIVSTIAESTHADAVLDVLLKLRSSDIRGAKARVDLYADEVRTVDTLNADEVARISSSEKTVRVQDIDPVLFEHFIKTADFKQWMLYLHPQQREFVDRDFAGPTRLAGVSGSGKTCVVIHRALRLARGATDKKVLVLTLNEALAKLINELIDAESGSTRPRNLMVKSVFNLCREKLIALEPDKGDYYGKRIVQRNAFAVAEHIDDIWEEYFHCQANNHDAETMFDVVRTLLVRNVLPQDYLRQELDYVRSAFAPENRSAYLDMQRDGRVIALDRRYREMVLNGLAGWERKMAAVGAIDDGGIATVLCGHVNALTQEFDHVLVDEVQDLGTLELRIIRRLTRPGANDLFLCGDSAQTVHTKYLNLKDAEIDLPPARWIRLNQNYRNSRQILTAAYELLTRSFSSIPRGTIDLEILQPEFANFTSAKPLLLNASSIQEELAMALTYARENIEGAPNHKVCISLCGYSQAAVERLAASLALPALCGNTDLSAQSLFLSDLEQTKGFEFDLMVVLNCGGKVIPHPDLPEHESFRELFKLYVALTRAKTELVVSFHGGLSRFVGAATELFNEAGWEEHVDNPADVAGVVWPSPVLRQTGNVTNWGVSGREFLRMREAVGLSQVVQDEMLQHVTGSIKTEARSGGGRRKQMEWREFRAFYQDMESPIARNGIMSNEAWSELNARLAPLIRDNDDDETGNLNTAAAPTPAPSTSASDPGVEIVDGPKPVANLKLHRHSEVLKFSQRQLSAHTLASFLVAQGVDQASQLEVGRPMAYPVLGFLIPRQELAEWLRHQHVRQLRTDPDAMVLTKAGLDECLGRIESSNLVSSAASDVTADDIETNRKMILIGRPAAPVMTKFFEHSFEIKASATKGTAWEIP; encoded by the coding sequence ATGGGCACAAAAAACAAAATCGAATTCATGCAAGGCGCCGAGTTTCCTGATTCCCTTAGCGCACTCTTTCGAAAAGGGGGAAAATATCAGAAGGCTGCTGAACGTGTCTATCAGGCGTGGGGCAAGGCAAATGCGGGCGAAAACAGTTTTGACGGTGTGTTTGCCGGCCTGACGCTTACGAATAACGGTGAGGACCGGATCGCCCACTGCCGCAAGTTTGATCTCACAGGCTATGCACGACTCGTGACAGCCTACAGCAACAATCTATGCATCCTCTTGTTTGCCGGCGATCATGAGGCGGTAGCACGTTGGCTGGATGCGAACAAAGGGCTGGATTTTGTCGCTCGCGTGCAAGGATGCCGTCTTGAAGTTGCTCCCGTTTATGTGTCGAACCGGGCTGACGGCAAGCAGGGTTTGATCCGATCTGAAATCGACTGGATGAGTACTGGCCCCGTCGTCGATCAACTACCCGAACGATATCGTGAGCGCTTACTGGAAGGGCTCGAAGGTGATGTGGTGGAACATGTTCGTAGTGTGAAATCACACACATCGGAAGATGCCCTCCTGGATATCGTCAGTACCATCGCGGAATCAACGCATGCCGACGCCGTGCTGGATGTCTTGCTGAAATTGCGTTCCAGCGACATCCGCGGAGCCAAGGCACGGGTTGATTTATATGCCGATGAGGTGCGCACCGTCGACACGCTCAATGCCGATGAGGTTGCCAGGATATCTTCGAGTGAAAAAACCGTGCGGGTCCAGGATATTGACCCGGTCCTGTTCGAGCACTTCATCAAGACCGCCGACTTCAAACAGTGGATGTTGTACCTGCATCCGCAGCAGCGGGAGTTCGTGGATAGAGATTTTGCCGGCCCTACTCGTTTGGCCGGTGTGTCTGGCTCAGGCAAGACGTGTGTTGTGATTCACCGAGCCCTGCGTCTTGCGCGTGGAGCCACCGATAAGAAGGTGCTGGTACTGACGCTGAATGAGGCTCTCGCCAAGCTGATCAATGAGTTGATCGACGCCGAAAGCGGATCGACGCGCCCCCGCAACCTGATGGTGAAGTCGGTATTTAACCTTTGCCGCGAGAAACTCATCGCTTTGGAGCCCGATAAGGGTGACTACTACGGCAAGCGCATCGTGCAGCGCAACGCCTTTGCAGTAGCCGAGCACATCGACGACATTTGGGAAGAGTATTTCCACTGTCAGGCGAACAATCATGATGCAGAGACTATGTTCGATGTGGTGCGCACCTTACTCGTCCGTAACGTGCTGCCGCAGGACTATTTGCGTCAGGAACTGGACTACGTGCGGAGTGCCTTTGCGCCGGAAAACCGGAGTGCTTACCTGGACATGCAACGTGACGGGAGAGTGATTGCCTTGGACCGTCGCTACCGTGAGATGGTGCTGAACGGCTTAGCAGGATGGGAACGTAAAATGGCCGCGGTGGGAGCCATTGATGATGGAGGCATCGCAACCGTGCTGTGCGGGCATGTGAATGCGTTGACACAAGAGTTTGACCACGTGCTTGTCGATGAAGTACAGGATCTAGGCACGCTGGAGCTACGCATCATTCGCCGATTGACTCGCCCAGGCGCCAACGACCTGTTCTTGTGTGGCGACTCGGCACAGACTGTGCATACAAAATATCTGAACTTAAAAGATGCGGAGATTGATCTACCCCCGGCGCGCTGGATCAGACTGAACCAGAACTATCGGAACAGCCGCCAGATTTTGACCGCAGCATACGAGCTCCTGACACGCTCCTTCAGCAGCATTCCGCGCGGAACTATTGATCTGGAAATTCTGCAGCCAGAGTTCGCCAACTTCACATCTGCCAAGCCACTGCTGCTGAACGCCTCTTCCATTCAGGAAGAGCTCGCCATGGCGTTGACTTACGCGCGCGAGAATATCGAAGGGGCACCTAATCACAAGGTCTGTATCTCGTTATGTGGATATTCGCAAGCCGCCGTGGAGCGTCTGGCGGCCAGCCTGGCATTGCCCGCGCTGTGCGGAAACACGGACTTGTCAGCACAGTCGTTGTTCTTGTCCGACTTAGAGCAAACGAAGGGGTTTGAGTTCGACCTGATGGTTGTACTCAACTGTGGCGGAAAGGTGATTCCGCATCCAGATTTGCCCGAGCATGAGTCCTTCCGCGAGCTGTTCAAACTCTATGTGGCGCTGACACGCGCAAAGACCGAGCTGGTCGTCAGTTTCCATGGCGGCCTTTCCCGTTTCGTGGGAGCGGCGACGGAGCTCTTCAACGAAGCGGGCTGGGAGGAGCACGTAGACAACCCCGCCGATGTCGCCGGTGTCGTGTGGCCATCGCCGGTGTTGCGTCAGACCGGCAACGTCACGAACTGGGGTGTAAGCGGTCGCGAATTCTTACGGATGCGGGAAGCGGTAGGACTCAGTCAGGTAGTGCAGGACGAGATGCTTCAGCATGTAACGGGAAGCATCAAGACGGAGGCTCGCTCGGGTGGCGGACGCAGAAAACAGATGGAATGGCGCGAGTTCCGCGCTTTCTACCAGGACATGGAAAGCCCGATTGCCCGCAATGGCATCATGAGCAACGAGGCGTGGTCGGAACTGAATGCACGGCTCGCGCCGCTGATCCGGGACAACGATGACGATGAGACCGGCAACCTCAATACTGCGGCAGCGCCAACGCCGGCCCCTTCGACTTCCGCATCCGACCCGGGTGTAGAGATCGTCGATGGTCCAAAGCCCGTTGCAAATTTAAAGCTTCACCGCCACAGCGAAGTGCTGAAGTTTTCGCAGCGACAGCTCAGCGCACATACCCTCGCCTCATTTCTGGTGGCACAAGGCGTGGATCAAGCTAGCCAGCTAGAGGTTGGCAGGCCGATGGCCTATCCGGTACT
- a CDS encoding HsdM family class I SAM-dependent methyltransferase — protein MAARYRGHRGAGSRARRQGVRETCSKTRRCGVDKQKLIGLMAQKIGAALLSYTETIWKTADTLRGAGIKEGDFPSYMMPFFALMLLESRLRRFKAEKISEFEQAMAVKFDPEKAEHREWLELSAKAMNKGYHPELLLLDKGLKETCAVPGGNFRNRLMAHLGQYDPETRRLLGLGYAEGTPKFLDIQGKASDLFSRPNSPLYAFAQKWAAIDLTRFSNSEVTTIEEHIKRRWGDISAETAGEQYTPMDVIELAADLIVELRREGKLSEGIADIYDMACGGGNFLFATEDALRSAFPSLSVRTRGQELNDALYALAAIEARFREDARIERENTLTNDLFLSDKFDVIVANPPYGLDWKDSRSAVEADASGRFEKTRMPPVSDGQLLFLQHAAFHLTETGVATIVHNGSTLFSGDAGSGESQTRIWLLQELDIVEAIVQLPRGEFFNTDISTYLWVLNKSKPKARKGRVILINAEACFTKLKRNLNKKNCEIDAANRKRVVAAFKAYQDGPIAKVVSVQDILYNKVELQVHRHDENGRAIAEEVSIEGERLLVTLDDETFEILGGRLDVEQFEGAAPKDTSAMFNEAVKCASRVAVGLEDGTEWSRVGDYGRVSLRKKGKERDLGLGRILPRAKVGKSKGGEFVHVNIVVAPLIEKDFEVVGYSKSARKNDELIALHLDKWVREPHEVVGSRVGCEINFNRIFPRAVRVDSATAVMAKLREVNVEIQKLESEFASSLAKATAK, from the coding sequence ATGGCCGCCCGCTATCGAGGGCACCGCGGCGCCGGCTCCCGCGCGAGGAGGCAAGGTGTCCGCGAAACCTGCTCGAAAACGCGCCGCTGTGGCGTCGACAAACAAAAATTGATTGGACTCATGGCACAGAAAATTGGAGCGGCATTGCTCTCCTACACAGAAACGATCTGGAAGACGGCGGACACGCTGCGCGGGGCGGGCATCAAGGAGGGCGACTTTCCTAGCTACATGATGCCGTTTTTCGCGTTGATGCTTTTGGAATCTCGACTGCGCCGCTTCAAGGCGGAAAAGATCTCCGAGTTTGAGCAGGCGATGGCGGTCAAATTCGACCCGGAGAAGGCCGAGCATAGGGAGTGGTTGGAGCTGTCTGCAAAGGCTATGAACAAGGGCTACCACCCCGAACTGCTGTTGCTCGACAAGGGTCTCAAAGAGACCTGCGCCGTTCCAGGTGGCAATTTTCGCAATCGCCTCATGGCGCACCTCGGGCAATACGACCCGGAGACGAGGCGCCTCCTCGGACTGGGCTACGCCGAGGGCACGCCGAAGTTTCTGGACATCCAGGGAAAGGCGTCCGATCTGTTCTCGCGGCCAAACAGTCCGCTCTACGCGTTCGCGCAGAAGTGGGCGGCCATCGACCTCACGCGGTTTAGCAACTCGGAGGTGACGACCATCGAGGAACACATCAAGCGCCGCTGGGGAGACATCTCGGCCGAGACGGCCGGTGAGCAATACACACCAATGGATGTCATCGAACTAGCGGCCGACCTCATCGTGGAGTTGCGCAGGGAGGGCAAGCTTTCCGAGGGGATCGCGGACATCTACGACATGGCCTGCGGCGGCGGCAATTTTTTGTTCGCGACCGAGGACGCTCTCCGCTCGGCGTTTCCGAGCCTGTCGGTGCGCACGAGAGGCCAGGAGCTTAACGACGCGCTCTACGCGCTGGCGGCGATCGAGGCGCGCTTTCGCGAGGACGCGCGCATCGAGCGCGAGAACACGCTGACCAACGACTTGTTTCTCTCCGATAAGTTCGATGTCATCGTCGCCAATCCTCCCTATGGGCTGGACTGGAAAGATTCCAGGTCGGCCGTTGAGGCGGACGCGTCCGGGCGCTTTGAGAAGACCCGCATGCCGCCAGTGTCCGACGGCCAGCTTTTGTTTTTGCAGCACGCGGCCTTTCACCTGACCGAGACGGGCGTTGCGACCATCGTCCACAACGGATCGACCCTGTTCTCAGGCGACGCCGGAAGCGGAGAGTCCCAGACGAGGATCTGGCTTCTTCAAGAGTTGGACATCGTCGAGGCGATCGTTCAGCTGCCCCGCGGCGAGTTTTTCAACACCGATATTTCGACCTATTTGTGGGTGCTCAACAAGTCGAAGCCGAAGGCGCGAAAGGGACGCGTAATCCTCATCAATGCAGAGGCGTGCTTCACCAAGTTGAAGCGCAACCTGAACAAGAAGAATTGTGAGATAGACGCCGCCAACCGAAAGCGCGTCGTCGCGGCGTTCAAGGCCTACCAGGATGGTCCGATCGCGAAGGTCGTGTCGGTCCAGGATATCCTCTACAACAAGGTCGAGCTCCAAGTGCATCGCCACGACGAGAATGGCCGCGCCATAGCCGAGGAGGTGTCGATCGAGGGCGAGCGGTTGCTCGTGACGCTCGACGACGAGACTTTTGAGATCCTCGGTGGGCGCTTGGACGTTGAGCAGTTCGAAGGAGCCGCCCCCAAGGACACATCCGCCATGTTCAACGAGGCCGTCAAATGCGCTTCGCGCGTGGCGGTCGGTTTGGAGGACGGGACCGAGTGGTCTCGCGTCGGCGACTATGGGCGCGTCTCGTTGCGGAAAAAGGGTAAGGAGCGAGACCTTGGGCTAGGCCGGATTCTGCCAAGAGCGAAGGTCGGCAAGTCGAAAGGCGGCGAATTCGTGCACGTCAACATCGTCGTGGCGCCATTGATAGAAAAGGACTTCGAGGTGGTCGGTTATTCGAAGTCCGCCCGCAAGAACGATGAGTTGATCGCGCTGCACCTTGACAAGTGGGTGCGCGAGCCACACGAGGTGGTCGGATCCCGCGTTGGCTGCGAAATCAACTTCAATCGCATCTTTCCGCGCGCGGTGAGGGTCGACTCGGCAACCGCCGTGATGGCCAAGCTGAGGGAGGTGAACGTTGAGATCCAAAAGTTGGAGTCCGAGTTCGCCTCAAGCTTGGCAAAGGCCACGGCTAAATGA
- a CDS encoding restriction endonuclease subunit S, with translation MSTSWQVERLRSLAQVNPATRIPRKGQLDFFPMEALVEGGGIARGHSKDVSEAGGYSQFVNGDVLFAKVTPCFENRKCALADGLERGVGLATTEVSVFRPSRRILPEFLLYRLQAFDFQEFGVNAMRGVGGLKRVPDRMVGDFELRLPPLPEQRRIVAFIERELALFAERREAHERKKAVLAEAKQALREAIAFGRLRPGDARSPSEEPWHGEVPSHWGMDRLGNLFREAAELGYADLPVLSVSIHSGISDREMADEPGSRKVSRSEDRGIYKRVEPLDLVYNQMRAWQGGFGVASVEGLVSPAYVVARPRRRVVPAYVEHVLRSPSGIEEMRRRSRGIIDFRLRLYWDEFKDIRIPLPPIEEQSAIAADIDAKLDMVDRQIVLLEKSQEGLALQRSALIHEAVTGALAPAVMGRAAPTKPGAACAV, from the coding sequence ATGAGCACGTCGTGGCAAGTCGAGAGACTCAGATCGTTGGCGCAGGTCAACCCGGCAACTCGAATTCCCCGCAAAGGGCAGCTCGACTTCTTTCCCATGGAGGCGCTGGTCGAGGGGGGAGGTATCGCGCGCGGCCATAGCAAGGACGTTTCCGAGGCCGGCGGCTACTCGCAGTTTGTGAACGGAGACGTTCTTTTCGCGAAGGTCACGCCCTGCTTTGAGAATCGCAAGTGCGCGTTGGCGGATGGGCTCGAGCGAGGCGTTGGCTTGGCGACGACCGAGGTGTCGGTGTTTCGGCCAAGTCGCCGCATCTTGCCCGAGTTCCTGTTGTATCGATTGCAGGCGTTCGACTTCCAGGAGTTCGGCGTGAACGCGATGCGGGGCGTTGGCGGATTGAAGCGAGTGCCCGACCGGATGGTCGGAGACTTCGAGCTCAGGCTGCCACCACTCCCTGAGCAGCGGCGCATCGTCGCGTTCATCGAGCGGGAGCTCGCGCTCTTCGCCGAGCGCCGCGAGGCGCACGAGCGAAAGAAGGCGGTGTTGGCGGAGGCCAAGCAGGCGCTGCGCGAGGCGATCGCGTTTGGCCGGCTCAGGCCTGGTGACGCGCGCTCGCCGTCGGAGGAGCCATGGCACGGGGAGGTGCCGAGCCACTGGGGAATGGACCGGCTGGGCAACCTGTTTCGAGAGGCCGCGGAATTGGGTTACGCCGATCTGCCGGTGCTGAGTGTGTCGATCCATTCGGGGATCTCCGACAGGGAGATGGCTGACGAACCAGGCTCCCGCAAGGTTAGCCGCAGCGAGGACCGTGGCATTTACAAGCGCGTCGAGCCGCTCGACCTCGTCTACAACCAAATGCGCGCGTGGCAAGGCGGCTTCGGAGTCGCGAGCGTCGAGGGCTTGGTGAGCCCGGCCTACGTCGTCGCCCGGCCGCGGCGCAGAGTGGTCCCGGCCTACGTCGAGCATGTGCTTCGGTCGCCGTCCGGCATCGAGGAGATGCGTCGGCGTTCGAGAGGCATCATCGATTTTCGGCTGCGCCTCTATTGGGACGAGTTCAAGGACATTCGAATTCCGCTGCCGCCAATCGAAGAGCAGTCGGCGATCGCCGCCGATATCGACGCGAAGCTGGACATGGTGGACAGGCAGATCGTGCTGCTCGAGAAGTCGCAGGAGGGTTTGGCTTTGCAGCGCAGCGCGCTGATTCACGAGGCGGTCACCGGGGCCTTGGCGCCGGCCGTCATGGGGCGCGCGGCGCCGACAAAACCCGGCGCCGCGTGCGCCGTTTGA
- a CDS encoding type I restriction enzyme subunit R domain-containing protein, giving the protein MAHGFKEIDFQEGVFLPFLTGHGKNGLDWILGKPSDLDSARWVVPADLLAFLRDGGPLNQAAFEKASKGFASEAEFCLAFIEEALLPRVEATSNAAFVLRDPVVFNGQSFSLWNEEPRAGAERAAADLFARNLLRVIPEATFERVFPLTGKRIRRRPDCVFFVNGIYFAYSELKTAQTGQTASSHGRKKIAHNCVEAAIAALGEARERWLQQGAKWPSFRGRSMPAGERARIRQDICLYEKATHISCLDMGNLMLLQNMEWLLADVDDAMERDDRIELESGIPDRLVQVFGQAADIRDKSPSAALADHLASLFAAGDGIDKEVFFFNQHRPSRTTTGTEILMPRPAQRAMLFQTMRRVRELYADEGKPKIGESDIRARLAVDLPALEPAKADRIVKQTLLHRNGADSHSLLLQGAAGLGKTNVIVWLAQAIADMADPRSAAAAPLFDLCVLLTDRTELRKNVAEEAGRLRATKGIVVEAETFAQLRGALEGSARVVVVNIQKFPSIQRLASDDPELSKLLESKRVAFVIDEVHRSQNGVLHDATVEVFDQWGTIRPVGAKRNLIVGLTATPKDEILARIGEWRAPTGPGDDIRWAPYFAYTMTQAIRDKVILNPIQNVVRFSDHILYKITESVAKLGQEERLRAPSAEEIYENPSRQRLVAKQAVLVFAAKTMMAVRPSGGRALGEGKALLAAYSIRAAIVYQGLIKEELTALANDPRFAEHAETLRAIPVLLLYTDKQGEATCASKNDGKNQEQIIDEFRRKGIESHTGLKVRNAIIVVVDKLLTGFDEPTLHTVFIDRGMDDVLLFQTACRINRARKYKNDCLIIDFSHDGIVSKNLPKVFAKYGGITVSDLDAMDVMEKMDAAYRIFFLDKDIELHWKTWKATRSGGKDAIGARSLSDFLDGLVKLDIVRAALLRKAGSAWLSSRDRLRGILDFERNELRKHKDLLRAEFAEQVVRHLAAQTKDADESVAAVFDIDMVEDAEGWGLDDLPDAPARKERRANAGQDGPQSVKAISESLDAFELLAALQLTEEQKLELMERLKAFLAALFKAMDATGRSRNNDIHRKMILAMAKEGADFPWEERFEKFKELLDAAALAPAIFAHPNRKAFMQPLMKRSELVMADYEEWIATDGASIALRAANSAL; this is encoded by the coding sequence GTGGCGCACGGATTCAAAGAGATCGATTTTCAAGAGGGGGTGTTTCTCCCCTTTCTCACCGGCCATGGGAAAAATGGCTTGGACTGGATCTTGGGGAAGCCGTCAGACCTCGACTCCGCTCGCTGGGTCGTCCCAGCCGACTTGCTCGCGTTCCTTCGAGATGGCGGCCCCTTGAACCAAGCCGCGTTCGAAAAGGCGTCCAAGGGCTTCGCGTCCGAAGCCGAGTTCTGCCTGGCGTTCATCGAGGAGGCGCTGCTGCCGCGCGTGGAGGCGACCTCGAACGCCGCGTTCGTGCTCAGGGACCCCGTCGTCTTCAACGGCCAATCATTCTCGCTCTGGAACGAGGAGCCCCGCGCCGGAGCGGAACGCGCGGCCGCCGATCTGTTCGCGAGGAATTTGCTGCGCGTCATCCCGGAGGCGACGTTCGAGCGCGTCTTTCCGCTGACGGGGAAGAGGATTCGGAGGCGCCCGGACTGCGTCTTCTTCGTCAACGGGATCTATTTCGCCTACTCCGAGTTGAAGACCGCGCAGACTGGGCAAACTGCGTCCTCCCATGGCCGCAAGAAGATCGCCCACAACTGCGTCGAGGCTGCCATCGCCGCCCTTGGAGAGGCGCGTGAGCGTTGGTTGCAGCAGGGGGCGAAGTGGCCGAGTTTCCGAGGTCGATCGATGCCGGCTGGCGAGCGGGCCCGCATTCGGCAGGACATTTGCCTCTACGAGAAGGCCACTCACATCAGCTGCCTGGACATGGGCAACCTGATGTTGTTGCAGAATATGGAATGGCTGCTCGCCGATGTCGACGACGCGATGGAGCGGGACGATCGGATCGAGCTCGAATCGGGGATCCCCGATCGCCTCGTCCAGGTTTTCGGCCAGGCCGCCGACATCCGCGACAAGTCCCCAAGCGCCGCGTTGGCGGACCATCTGGCCTCGCTCTTCGCGGCCGGCGATGGCATCGACAAGGAGGTCTTCTTCTTCAACCAGCATCGGCCTAGCCGGACCACGACTGGCACCGAGATTCTGATGCCCAGGCCGGCGCAGCGTGCGATGCTGTTCCAAACCATGCGACGCGTCCGGGAGCTCTACGCGGACGAGGGAAAGCCGAAGATAGGCGAGTCGGACATCCGCGCCAGGCTGGCCGTCGACCTGCCGGCGTTGGAGCCGGCGAAGGCGGACCGGATAGTCAAACAAACGCTGTTGCATCGCAATGGCGCCGACTCGCACTCGCTCCTGTTGCAAGGCGCCGCCGGGCTGGGAAAGACGAACGTCATCGTGTGGCTGGCCCAAGCCATCGCCGACATGGCTGATCCGCGCAGCGCGGCGGCGGCGCCTCTCTTCGACTTGTGCGTGCTCCTCACTGATCGGACCGAGCTGCGCAAGAACGTCGCGGAAGAGGCCGGGCGGCTGCGCGCCACCAAGGGGATCGTCGTCGAGGCTGAGACGTTCGCCCAGTTGCGCGGCGCGCTCGAAGGCTCGGCGCGCGTCGTCGTGGTGAACATCCAGAAATTCCCCTCCATCCAACGCCTCGCGAGCGACGATCCGGAGTTGTCCAAGCTGTTGGAGAGCAAGAGGGTGGCGTTCGTCATCGACGAGGTGCACCGATCGCAAAATGGAGTACTGCACGACGCGACGGTGGAGGTGTTCGACCAGTGGGGAACGATCCGTCCCGTAGGTGCGAAGCGCAACTTGATCGTCGGCCTCACCGCGACGCCCAAGGACGAGATCCTCGCCCGCATCGGTGAGTGGCGCGCGCCCACGGGGCCGGGGGACGACATCCGATGGGCGCCATATTTCGCCTACACGATGACGCAGGCCATCCGCGACAAGGTCATCCTCAATCCGATCCAAAACGTCGTCCGGTTCAGCGACCACATCCTCTACAAAATCACCGAGTCGGTCGCCAAGCTTGGCCAAGAGGAGCGGCTCAGAGCCCCGTCGGCGGAGGAGATTTACGAGAACCCGAGCCGGCAGCGCCTCGTCGCCAAGCAGGCGGTGTTGGTGTTCGCAGCCAAGACGATGATGGCGGTCCGGCCATCGGGCGGCCGGGCCCTGGGCGAGGGCAAGGCGCTACTGGCTGCCTACTCGATCCGGGCCGCAATCGTCTACCAGGGACTGATCAAGGAGGAGCTCACCGCATTGGCGAACGACCCGCGGTTCGCGGAGCATGCGGAGACGCTTCGGGCTATTCCAGTGCTGCTGCTTTACACGGACAAGCAAGGCGAAGCGACCTGCGCGTCGAAGAACGACGGAAAGAACCAAGAGCAGATCATCGACGAGTTTCGGCGCAAGGGCATCGAGAGCCACACGGGGCTCAAAGTGCGCAACGCGATCATCGTGGTAGTCGACAAGCTTTTGACAGGCTTCGACGAGCCGACCCTCCACACGGTCTTTATCGACCGAGGCATGGACGATGTGTTGCTGTTTCAAACCGCATGCCGGATCAACCGGGCCCGTAAATACAAGAACGACTGTCTGATCATCGATTTCTCGCACGACGGCATCGTCTCGAAGAACCTGCCAAAGGTTTTCGCGAAATATGGCGGCATCACGGTCTCGGACCTCGACGCTATGGACGTCATGGAGAAAATGGACGCGGCCTACCGCATTTTCTTCCTGGACAAGGACATCGAGCTCCACTGGAAGACATGGAAAGCGACCAGATCGGGCGGCAAGGACGCCATCGGGGCCAGGAGCCTGTCCGATTTCTTGGACGGCTTAGTCAAGCTCGACATCGTGCGGGCGGCACTGCTTCGTAAGGCAGGCTCCGCATGGCTGTCGAGCAGGGATAGGTTGCGTGGCATTCTCGACTTTGAGCGCAACGAGCTACGCAAGCACAAGGATTTGCTGCGCGCCGAATTCGCGGAGCAGGTGGTGCGCCACCTGGCGGCGCAGACGAAGGATGCTGACGAAAGCGTGGCCGCGGTGTTCGACATAGACATGGTCGAGGACGCGGAGGGCTGGGGCCTCGACGACCTGCCCGACGCTCCCGCGCGCAAGGAGCGCCGCGCTAACGCAGGCCAAGACGGGCCGCAATCGGTGAAGGCCATCTCCGAGTCTTTGGACGCTTTCGAGCTGTTGGCCGCCTTGCAACTGACCGAGGAGCAGAAGCTCGAACTCATGGAGCGGCTAAAAGCGTTCCTCGCCGCGCTCTTCAAGGCGATGGACGCCACGGGGAGGTCCCGCAATAACGACATCCATCGCAAGATGATTCTCGCGATGGCAAAGGAGGGCGCCGATTTCCCTTGGGAAGAGCGTTTTGAGAAGTTCAAGGAACTGCTCGACGCCGCGGCGCTAGCCCCCGCGATCTTTGCGCATCCCAACCGAAAGGCGTTCATGCAGCCGCTGATGAAGCGGTCGGAGTTGGTGATGGCTGACTACGAGGAATGGATTGCCACGGATGGTGCCTCCATCGCCTTGAGAGCGGCCAACTCGGCCTTATAA
- a CDS encoding ATP-binding domain-containing protein, with product MQAIFNTGLERETQELQWRELAVTANAFERLDTVHRWASGSPALGAWVLEQREHLRTGGRVDLRHRLPIGLHLLRADNRAPRFGGFQLSPAERRPLDALVRNSPNLLVLTAHNQTVFGLNAFWGTRIPIWEGYTRSALGDLLAACRIRSGDPVGLGRSMCIFLEAIGKGFSATSFGNRLTQELETNCVRPCRGKPAEIQSVARLIVRQPSHIGVGEAIDRVHHLMNASEHFREARVDLRKEFAEARRIHSHPDISTVLAGLSHQRGRRTDRVPSQSISTIHKSKGLECDGAILIPCDANSLAPNQKNRCLLYVALSRSCKRLALVVPEGNPSPLFQL from the coding sequence ATGCAAGCGATCTTCAACACGGGACTGGAACGGGAAACGCAAGAGCTGCAATGGCGTGAGCTTGCGGTGACCGCCAACGCGTTCGAGCGACTGGACACCGTACATCGCTGGGCCTCCGGCTCTCCCGCACTGGGCGCCTGGGTGCTCGAACAGAGGGAGCATCTGCGCACCGGCGGCAGAGTCGACCTCCGGCATAGGTTGCCTATTGGGTTGCACCTATTGCGGGCCGACAATCGCGCGCCACGCTTCGGCGGCTTCCAACTGAGCCCGGCTGAACGTCGCCCGCTCGATGCACTGGTCCGGAACAGTCCAAATCTGCTGGTGTTGACGGCTCACAATCAGACCGTCTTCGGCCTCAACGCCTTCTGGGGAACTCGCATCCCAATCTGGGAGGGCTATACAAGGAGCGCTTTGGGGGACCTTCTCGCCGCCTGCCGGATCCGATCCGGCGATCCGGTAGGTCTTGGCAGGTCAATGTGTATCTTCCTCGAGGCTATCGGAAAAGGTTTTTCAGCGACATCCTTCGGTAACCGGCTTACTCAAGAACTAGAGACCAATTGTGTCAGGCCTTGCCGTGGCAAGCCAGCTGAGATTCAGTCAGTCGCTCGGTTGATCGTACGGCAGCCTAGTCATATAGGCGTCGGCGAAGCAATCGATCGCGTCCATCACCTAATGAATGCCAGCGAACACTTCCGCGAGGCTCGCGTCGATCTGCGAAAAGAGTTTGCCGAAGCACGACGGATCCATTCACATCCTGATATTAGTACCGTGCTTGCCGGACTTTCGCACCAGCGCGGCAGGCGAACCGACCGCGTACCTTCCCAATCGATTAGCACCATCCACAAGTCCAAAGGGCTTGAATGCGACGGAGCAATTCTGATCCCATGCGATGCAAACAGTCTCGCTCCTAACCAGAAGAACCGATGCCTTCTATATGTCGCCCTTAGCAGGTCTTGCAAACGACTGGCGCTTGTGGTCCCTGAGGGCAACCCATCCCCGCTCTTCCAGCTATAG